The nucleotide window CCGCCGCTGGCCCTCGGCCGCCGAGCCACCACCGCCGACGCCCTCGCAGCGCACCGCGACCACCTACGGATCACCGTGGTGAGAAATGCGGGCTAGCGTGCGGCAGCGGCGCTTCGCCGGTGCGGCACCTCGACTCGCTCGGTATCATCCCAACCGCCGGCCGCGGGCAGGTGCGGCAGCTGCGCTCAAGTGTGCCACCCGCGGGCCGATCCGCTCACGCGGGAGCGTGTGTCCGTCGTACGCCCGATCCGGTCGGAGAACTGAATGAACATCCTCGGTATATCCGCCTACTACCACGACAGCGCGGCCTGCCTGCTGCAGGACGGGCGGATCGTGGCCGCGGCGCAGGAAGAGCGGTTCACCCGGAAGAAGCACGACTACCGCTTCCCGGGCAGAGCGATCGAGTACTGCCTGCGCGAGGGCGGAATCCGCACCGAGGATCTCGATCTGGTCGCGTTCTACGACAAGCCGCTGCTGAAGTTCGACCGCCTGCTCGAGACCTACGTGGCCTACGCGCCGGTGGGCTTCCGGCTGTTCCTGATGGGCCTGCCGCTCTGGCTGAAGCAGAAGCTGTACACGCCGCGCGAGCTCGATGCCGGGCTCGAGGGCCGTTACAAGGGCCGCTACGTGTTCCTGGAGCACCACGAGTCGCACGCCGCCAGCGCCTTCTTCCCGTCGCCGTTCGACGAGGCGGCGATCCTGACACTCGACGGTGTCGGCGAGTGGGCCACCGGCAGCATCGCGGTCGGGCGCGGCAACCAGATCCAGATGCTGAAGGAGCTGCGTTTCCCGCACTCGCTGGGGCTTCTGTACTCGGCCTTCACCTACTTCACCGGCTTCAAGGTGAACAGCGGCGAGTACAAGCTCATGGGGCTGGCGCCGTACGGCGAGCCGATCTATGCGGACCTGATCCGCGAGAAGATGCTCGACGTCAAGGAAGACGGGTCGTTCCGCTTGGACATGTCGTACTTCGCGTACACGCACAAGGACGTGATGACGTCGCGGAAGTTCGACGCGCTCTTCGGCGGCCCGCCGCGCGCGGCAGAATCGCCGATCACGCAACGCGAGATGGACCTCGCGGCCTCGATCCAGCTCGTGACCGAGGAGATCATGGTGCGCATCGCGCGCCACGCGCACGAGCTCACCGGACTCGAGAACCTGTGTCTGGCGGGCGGGGTGGCTCTGAACTGCGTTGGCAACGGCAAGATCCTGCGCGACGGACCGTTCGAGAACGTCTGGATCCAGCCGGCCGCGGGCGACGCGGGCGGCGCGCTCGGCGCGGCGACGTTCGCGTGGTACCAGCTGCTCGAGAAGAAGCGCGAGCCCAAC belongs to Deltaproteobacteria bacterium and includes:
- a CDS encoding carbamoyltransferase, with the translated sequence MNILGISAYYHDSAACLLQDGRIVAAAQEERFTRKKHDYRFPGRAIEYCLREGGIRTEDLDLVAFYDKPLLKFDRLLETYVAYAPVGFRLFLMGLPLWLKQKLYTPRELDAGLEGRYKGRYVFLEHHESHAASAFFPSPFDEAAILTLDGVGEWATGSIAVGRGNQIQMLKELRFPHSLGLLYSAFTYFTGFKVNSGEYKLMGLAPYGEPIYADLIREKMLDVKEDGSFRLDMSYFAYTHKDVMTSRKFDALFGGPPRAAESPITQREMDLAASIQLVTEEIMVRIARHAHELTGLENLCLAGGVALNCVGNGKILRDGPFENVWIQPAAGDAGGALGAATFAWYQLLEKKREPNGKDLQSGSLLGPAYSNQEIRAFLDEQGAVYRYYPDEAALCNAVAELIAAENVVGHCAGRMEFGPRALGARSILGDARSRKMQSVMNVKIKFRESFRPFAPAVLREDVSTFFEMRPNEDSPYMLLVAPVRDEKLLPIESRGEKGLDKLKQVRSVVPAITHVDNSARVQTIDPERNPRFYGIAQAFKRLTGSPVLINTSFNVRGEPIVNTPADSYRCFMHTNMDALVLENHVLLKTEQPEAKEIDVAAYLAEFGND